tctaactttgattctactccatccctatttttatcaatcaagacaatatcatctacaaacaaaaTATATCATGAAACTTCATTTTTGATACCCTTAGTAAGCCATCACTAGAACAAAAAGATAAGAgttcaaagcaaatccttgatgtatacCACCTATTGGGATTGGAAATTCCCTTTCCTCACCACCTAtatattgtgattggaaattcccttACCTCTCAACCTATAGTCTTaacgctagtcattactccatcatacataccCTTAATAACATCTATACACCTAATAACTTCCCTAAGTACTTTATCATACACTTTCtttaagtcaataaaaaccatataccagtccctcttcttttctctaaacttttttattaatttcttttcaAAAGATATATAGCTCCTATAATAGATTTACTAGggaataaaaccaaattgattttccaaGACCCTCATTTCTAAGATTAATCTTTGTGCAACCACCCTTCCCACAGTTTTattatatgactcataagtttaatccCACAATagttatttcaattttaaatatctcctttatttttgtatatatatataggtattaaagtgcttttcctccattcgtctcgcattttcttagtttttataattgtgtttataattgtgttaaataaaattagttaaccatatgatTTGTTTATCACCTAGGCATTACCTaacttcaattgggatgctaTCAAATCCTATAGTTTTTccatctttcattttttttaatgcaaacttaacttcattaactctaattttgcaaataaaccTCAAATTTTTAGCCTTATACTCATTTTCTAATTCTAAGTTTAAGgccttctacttggttttcatgaaatagcttactaaaataacttcaccatctttcttttatgcattcttccttaaccaagacaatatcatcctcattttttacACATTTTACACTACCTAAGtctttactctttctttctctagctctagcaagtttaaatatgtttctttccCCTTCTTACGTATCTATGATCTATTTTTAGCTTCGCTGACGacctttttttgcatcttttctcacttctttattcttttcaaatttttccatattttataccaaatcCAAATCCTTTTTGCCTTTACAAACTCACAGACATTTTGATCCCAATAATCGTCTTCACTataatagcaaaagagattttaggtgaatcaagaggaagattctcaaatGGTAAATTTTGATTTGCAAGACTAAGAAAGCTTACTCAAAGGGGAGAATCAGACAACATGGTGGAGCTACAGGTTCAAAAATCTTTATAGTCCTCCCACTTTAACTTGAAGTCTTTAGCGTTGAATCAAGGCAATTAATATTTTCTAGTTTCAAAAGCAGTTTTTGATCGTCATATATTGTTTTCAATACTTTTCCCTTGCAAATTTCTTTGCAAAtagcttaaaatattttcttcaccACTCTCTTTCACCATATTTGACAAACTAACAACGGGATTTGGGTTAAAATATAGAATGAAGGGAATTTTTATCCCTTTCTTCAAAATCCCAGCATCTAAAAGTTAAAAATCCCTTCGTTTGGAAATTCCACAATTTACACAAGTATATTAGTTTCAAGAACTAAGTGGAATGTTGTGTCTTTGGAAAATGGACAATTTTTAGGATGATAACGGTTTCATTATGGTATTGATTGTAATAAGGCAGTTGTGTGGATATGGCAGCAACGACAGTAGTTGTATTGGTGTGACAGCAATGATGATGCAATGACAGTGGTATTCACGACAATGGTAATAGCCAGGGGAAAATGATAACAGCAGTAATGGTGGTGGAGATATACTAATATTTGTGGCAATAATGATGGAATTGTGGTGGCGGAAAGGACAGCAGTGGCAGTGGTTGCATTGCAGTTAAAATATTAGTCACAAGTGATAATTTTTACAATTCTAACTCATATATTGGGGTTTTAGGTCTAATCTAAAAACCCTCCTAATATTTTTTGTACCACCCCTTCCTTAACATCCTAATATACCAAAACAGACGAGGATTGTAGAAAAATTTCATCCAAATCCACAAATTTGACAAAAAATTCTACATCCAAATGATAGGGTGAGGTGGGAAGATGGGAGTGCAACTACTATTCGACTGAGGATCATTGCATGGCTTCTAGTACCTAATGCTCCCCTCTTAAAATTCATATCATTCCCTTTATATAAATGATGCTGAAAGTGTATCTGCTCTTTCCACATCACATTAAACTATTTTACATTATTAAGAACTCAAAACATAGCCAAACACTTCTAAAACATATTCCATTCAGTGTTTTACATTCCTTCTTTTATCTCAATGATCTAGACCAGAGGGTATATAATCCTTCCACATCAAATGGGACTAGTTTACTTTGAGTGCTTTGACTTCTGAGCACAGCCAGCCACCAGGAAAACATCAATAGTGCTCCTAGACAGCACTTTGTCCTTTTACAAAAGGGCACTTAAATTTCCATTATACAATCACGACAGTAGGTATCATCTAATATATTCATGTATCAGCATCACTCTAATGCATATATCCCAAAGCTGGTTAAGTTACTATGTCACATGCGCATCTGGGTGCAACACACTTACATacatacagagagagagagagagagagaattactTGAGAATTCACATAGTTAGCACCTTGCATCAAAGAACTTTGATGAGCAAtctggaaagaaaaaaaaagcgtTTAATCCAAACAGCACAAAAATATAATATCACCAAAGCAAACTTTCATGTCATAGAAacatcataatcatatttcttcttaaaaaaataaaaatagctgTACAAAAGAGTCCCCTAAGCACCACCTGGGCATTTGGAGCAGATTGCATTCCAACAGCATCTTTTTTGGCCGACCCATCTACACCCTTTGCTGATCCCTTGGTGTCGCCCTATCAAAATTCATCACGAAAGAACGTATCATACTTGACATAAGGGATATTCATAAATCTACAAATATATtactattaaaaaatatatatagaagtACGGATATAAAACAAATTACTTACCTCAATCTGCAACATTTCGTTCAACCCAGAACGTGAGCCAACAAAAAAATACCCATTGATCAGATAATAATTACAAAGAAATCATAACAGCGGTAACAACCTGGAAATCCCATATAACAAATCTaataaacaaataagttaaaCAAAAAAGGGGCAAATCACCTCTCTGTATCTAGCCAAGTACACCTTGAGCGGATCAATATAATCTTCAAACCCTAACGTCGCCATTGCCCAAAGCAAATCATCCCCATTAATCGTCTTCCTCTTCTCCCTCTGGCACTTATCACTTGCCCTACGCATTCAATCACCAGACAACTCAATTCCACAgcccaaataaaaataaaataaaatcttaatcACCAGTCACCAGACCACGTACTCGCTGGTGATGAAACTGATGAACTCCGACACGCATTCCTGAACCGTCTCCTTCGCATCCTTGGCGATCTTCCCGTTCGCGGGAAGCCCCTTCTTCATGATCCGGCTAATATTAGCGATAGGAAGAAACCTGTCCTGCTCACGAACCGCGGAGCGAGGGCTGTGGTCGCCGCTGTCGTGGCTGCCCCCGCCGGGACTCGCCGGTACATCGGCCATGTTGCCCGAACCCTCGACCTGCGGAACAACGTCAGCTGAAGCCGCTGGAGCCATAGCCCTAATTCCGCCATAGCAGAAgaagagggggagggggaggagagagaaagtgcgGGGGAGATTGGAGTACgtggggagagagagggagaaagagagaagtGGAGAACTTACCGATGGATGGGGGAGTATTTGAATATTGGAGGGCGTGGGTGTGGCGTTAGATCGAGGGGCTTCTGGGAAGGGATGGAGATTGGATCGGACGCTGGAGAAGAGCGGAGAGCGAAGACGACTCAGATCTCAGATTCTACCTTCCCTTTCTTCTATCAGCACCGTCCGTTCTCCTTCTTTCCCTTATCccctcctttttttattttatttatagactctctctctctctctctctctctctctctctcgccctctctccctcctctttttctctctcttccatACGCGCTACTTCGGGGCCTGGGGACGCTGTGGAATTTGATTGGCCCACGTGTCGGCGGAGCTTCACTATGGCCACTTGTTTGGTTAGGGTTCTTCCGAGAGTTGAAGACGACGCCGTTTTACACTGCTGGTATTGCATTCTAAGCAAGTTTGTTCAAACATTATTAAGGCTCAtaacaaattatatttttttacttAGGCGAATTCATTCTTGTGGTAAAGACAAAAATAGGTTTTAATAGTCTCGGGATGTCAAATTTGATTCTCCACTTATCGTTTGTTTTGAGAATTACTAAAAATGTATTAGTAAACAGAtgataatgtttttttttttttttattacataaaaacTCCAGCTACCaacaattcttttttttttattattacataggaactccaaccaccaacaatTCTTTCAGATCTCCTGGTGCGataccaaacttacggatcagcatCCTCCCTCGAGATCTCGCTAATCAGGTAAAATCTggaatgcggacacggcttccgtgcattagttggacgttcggtCAACCCAATCCGCGGGACATAttttcattaccatccacggtcccagctgactcacagaaaactctcatcatccacgatccccactggctcacagagtaaattctcaccatctaCAGGTATCGCTGACTCTATGGTGACGATGATGTTTTTATCCTCTATTTGATGTTGTTTGAGTGGATCCAAAAGACTTGCCCAAGATAAAAGTTTAGGgatatcaaaaaaataaataaataaaaataaatcataccCTTCAATGTCTTTCCTTAATAGCCAAATATAAATCTTTTGGATTTTTTCCTCTTTTGCCTAATGTTTTCCTAATTTAGAATGAGACTTAATAGAAGTATATTTATGGTAACCTTAAAAAATAATTACACTTTCACACTTGAAAATTAAATGTTACAAGTCATTTTGTTCAAAAAAATTGAGGTATTAGTTAATGCTTTAGTTGTCGAGAGTGAATTGGCACCTCAAACTATgcatataatttaaaaaaaaaacataataaaaaataataaaagtataagattcaaactttaattttaaagttgcgtaaaattttgaaaaaaaataaaataaaaagttaagGGGTAAAATTAAGTATTAAGTGTTGAATACTGAATTCATACCTAATTTTTGTGAACCAGTTCTACATTAAACGTTAACCAATCACTAAAtctaaaatttgaattattttaacaatttaacatctaatatttgaaaatatgtattgtttttcaattttaaccttCTTCTTCATCTCTAGGAGCAtagatatttgataaaattaatcaACCATTGCATAACCTAAAGTTTTgaatttaacataaataaaattttcttatcatatatttaattaataaaaaatataatttatcattgcacaaaaataaattttattattttacctTCGATCTCTTGGGAATCATGtttttgtcattttcattttttatgagagataaaataggaaaaaaaaaaaaagacgttTGAATTAGTATTTgacatgttttaaaaaaattttaagaaaattcaaagtTATCACCAAACACTTTGATGTCTAACTGGTTCACTCATTTAGTGAACCAATTCAAAGGTAACCTCTATTCAAATTATATTTAGATCAAACAAACGTCCCCCTAAGAGTTTTGTTTATATTTGTTGATAATCATTTTTATTAAATAGTTAAAAACCCCCAATCCCTAAACTAAACATAGAGAATCGAGGTTGTAATGACAATTCGTGGTGTTAAAATAAAAGACAGGAAAATTGGTACAAAAATTTGATATTTATTGAATAAAAGAATGAGTGCAATCTTTGTGTATTTTTACAATGAAGTAAAATGTACTCTTATTCGATTTCTATGATTCAAGGACTCAAGAAGGGTGTTCTCAAATGAAGTGATAGTAGAACCTCCAAACGATTAATAagataaattttggaaaatggATTGAATTTATCTGATCTTTGATATATTATATAAGATCTGCCAATGCTGTAAATTTTGAACTATCCAGTCACCTATTCAACTGACGGACTCCAcaggattttaaattttgaacctcaacgggaaaattttaaaaatcagtttttcaaatatgaacgttataaaaacttggtggacactccaagtaacttggagaaCAAGAAAACTAATCCTaataagtctataaatactactTTAATCCCAAAAAATTAATAACCAAtgcaatcacacaacatacttgcattcaaactctcaatctctctcagagttccctattgctcatactccatcTAGGAGATACCTTCTGAATTGTTGTTGAATCACAAGTCTACGGTTCttatactgagttttctcaatcacaaaagaacccttggtgatctctacacttgaacttcaattctattgcatcttgatatttaaattcttgaaatacataatactaaaattgtactaatctgctctgttttGAGATTGTTCTTGTACctagtgtttacttcatatttttttgtagttcttggacaatTTGAGACGTTCTAATCGTTAACCAAgcgtgaggtatcgcttggagaggtgcaactctagcctaattgaaggagtgatcgagtgagaggtatcacttggagaggtgggttctagcctactgaaggagtgtgtaacggtgttgtttcgCTCGgaaaaggaactagtttagtgaatcttttggtagtttgccaaaggcgaggacattggctggggataagtcgaacctcgtaaaaatctggtgtcactctctttcccttactctctttactttcagtataTATTAACTGCATAGTTGtgatttaaattcctaaatcatatatactacgtggattagatattaaataaaattatgcttaatttgtttttaggattgcggaaaccgaaagggagtacgttggttaatcgataCTTTGTGAAAACCGTAAGAAAGTACGTTAATTAGTGAAATAcacaaagactctttaactaaaagtttgtttaaaatcTAAATTCTTTGAAAGAGTGTTGTGATTCATATTGAGCAATCAATTATCCACAGGGCTTGCATTAACCACAGGGTTTAAATCAATTTCATATACACATGACTGCAAAAGCTAAGAACCGGTAAAGTGCTAAATATTGAATTTTGTGAGTTAATCACTTTGGTTGATTGTTCGActgattgtttaagtacttgtgttgtatttgttactttattggtatatggttctggattgaatattgttttaagtatttgttgtgtatttaataaattaacaataagtcaaaaattcatgaaaaagaattaaaagagatTAAGGATTGTAGAAacgaattaaaagaaatttttaaatccaattcaccccctggCTTGGGACTACACTTTGGTTTTCACTTTTTGTTATAAGCTtgcatcaattattttttaaaattttttgttgtACAATtgataattttgttttgtttttaaattgaataagttactaaaatttcaaaacaaattcaatataattttgtattacattttatgcAAATTGCCTTACattcaaataaaaatttgaattctaTGCTCCTAAAAATAGAGTAAATTTAGatgaaatacaatttaaaattgtGTTAAATACTTCCAAGTGAATTTAAACCTAGACTTCAAAACAATGATTTCAAGAGCATGGATCTCCgaacctaaatttaaatttatatggatTTAGAGAAAATCTATATAATTTTGTACTTTATTTTATGTGAATCAAGTTGCATTCAAATCAAAACTCCGAGTTTCATGCTCCTTAATATAGAGtaaattttgatgaaatgcaGTCCAAAATGGTGTTAAATCTTTCTTGTAGGTAAATTTAAATTTGTTCAAAATAATGATCAAAATGTACTATTAAGTTAACTAAAATTAAGGGCCTGTTTAAAACTTGAAAGAATAttagcaaaaaaataaataaattaaggcCCCATATGTTAAcatgaagaaaagaaaggaaaattgatcaaaggaattcatttttatatttgattattaaggaaaatgagaaaataaataaaaattttcagtAATTCAAACCTAATTTTGTGAGCCAATTCTGCATTAAACGTTAACAATTAAacaattattttaacaatttaatATCTAATATCTGAAAATAtgtattgtttttcaatttta
This Malania oleifera isolate guangnan ecotype guangnan chromosome 11, ASM2987363v1, whole genome shotgun sequence DNA region includes the following protein-coding sequences:
- the LOC131168301 gene encoding nuclear transcription factor Y subunit B-8-like isoform X2, producing MADVPASPGGGSHDSGDHSPRSAVREQDRFLPIANISRIMKKGLPANGKIAKDAKETVQECVSEFISFITSEASDKCQREKRKTINGDDLLWAMATLGFEDYIDPLKVYLARYREGDTKGSAKGVDGSAKKDAVGMQSAPNAQIAHQSSLMQGANYVNSQSQAQHLMVPMQGTD
- the LOC131168301 gene encoding nuclear transcription factor Y subunit B-1-like isoform X1 produces the protein MADVPASPGGGSHDSGDHSPRSAVREQDRFLPIANISRIMKKGLPANGKIAKDAKETVQECVSEFISFITSEASDKCQREKRKTINGDDLLWAMATLGFEDYIDPLKVYLARYREGDTKGSAKGVDGSAKKDAVGMQSAPNAQIAHQSSLMQGANYVNSQNLEMLPSTVLLLELISLLPLLLLCHQPVSHLPAGSLFLLLQLHPMRDNLQAEPLSHRRSI